Proteins encoded by one window of bacterium:
- a CDS encoding cytidylate kinase family protein: protein MAVITISRTLGSNGAAIGKEAARRLKYRFFDREELLRMARQRNYLRAELEVLDEKGLSLFDVLFRDRPKEFLSFLCEAICDAAEADNVVIVGRGGQAILRDLSSAFHVRIDAPVESRVKAVMERFGDSERKARRRIQEVDEERALFVKQAFGVDWADPLQYHLVLNTGVIDKTTAAKMLVQAFRQINWAERAQGARGMLQRYRLVKAIRESLIKHPEISCPSCVDIRCDEEGVVTLSGKLPEPKDKPLIENVVRRVKGVQRIVNKLRP, encoded by the coding sequence GTGGCCGTAATAACCATATCCAGGACCCTGGGGAGCAACGGGGCTGCCATAGGAAAAGAGGCGGCCAGGAGGTTGAAGTATCGTTTCTTCGATCGGGAGGAGCTCTTGAGGATGGCCAGGCAGAGGAATTACTTGAGGGCCGAGCTGGAGGTCCTGGATGAGAAGGGGCTGTCCTTGTTCGACGTGCTTTTCAGAGACAGGCCCAAGGAGTTCTTGAGTTTTCTTTGTGAGGCCATCTGCGATGCGGCCGAGGCCGACAACGTTGTCATAGTGGGCAGAGGGGGGCAGGCCATCCTGAGGGATCTCTCCAGTGCTTTCCATGTGAGAATAGATGCTCCAGTGGAAAGCAGGGTAAAGGCCGTAATGGAGCGCTTTGGGGACTCGGAAAGGAAGGCCCGAAGGCGGATCCAGGAGGTGGATGAGGAAAGGGCTCTTTTCGTGAAGCAGGCCTTCGGAGTTGACTGGGCCGATCCCCTTCAGTACCACCTGGTGCTAAATACCGGAGTCATAGATAAAACCACGGCGGCCAAGATGCTGGTTCAGGCTTTTCGCCAGATCAACTGGGCCGAGCGGGCCCAGGGGGCCAGAGGGATGCTCCAGCGTTACCGCCTGGTCAAGGCCATCCGGGAGAGCTTGATCAAGCACCCGGAGATCTCCTGTCCCAGCTGTGTGGATATCAGATGCGACGAAGAGGGGGTGGTGACCCTAAGCGGCAAGCTTCCTGAGCCCAAGGACAAACCCCTCATAGAGAACGTGGTGAGAAGGGTCAAGGGTGTTCAGAGGATCGTAAACAAGCTAAGACCCTGA
- the prfB gene encoding peptide chain release factor 2 (programmed frameshift), protein MLSPEWKEKLHRIREKLELFRGIFDLEGKERTLSDLDRQIADPHFWDDQNKAREVNRTRSKILSVLEPWKRLNQEAEEISLLIELVEEQSDAETEAEIARRLKNLGRDLQELEFRQAMSGEYDSGNAIVSIHPGAGGTEAQDWAEMLLRMYLRWAERKNYQTEILDYLEGDEAGLKSVTFMLRGDYAYGYMRCEVGIHRLVRISPFDASKRRHTSFASVFVYPEVEDVEVEVDEKDLRVDTYRSSGAGGQHVNKTDSAVRITHIPTGIVVQCQNERSQQRNRAMAMTILRARLYELYRQEQAQKMETLHQGKKEIGWGSQIRSYVLQPYRLVKDHRTGVEVGNVDAVLDGDIDIFIEHYLLQRAS, encoded by the exons ATGTTGTCGCCTGAGTGGAAAGAAAAACTCCACCGCATCCGCGAAAAACTGGAACTCTTCCGAGGT ATCTTTGATCTGGAAGGCAAAGAGCGCACCCTTTCAGATCTGGACAGACAAATAGCAGACCCTCACTTCTGGGACGACCAGAACAAGGCTCGAGAGGTCAATCGCACCCGCTCCAAGATCCTCAGTGTTTTGGAGCCTTGGAAGAGGCTTAATCAGGAAGCCGAGGAAATATCCCTGCTCATAGAGCTGGTGGAGGAACAAAGCGACGCAGAGACAGAGGCTGAGATAGCCAGAAGGCTCAAGAATCTGGGCCGGGATCTTCAGGAATTGGAGTTCCGCCAGGCCATGAGTGGGGAGTATGATTCAGGCAATGCCATAGTGAGCATCCATCCGGGGGCCGGCGGCACAGAGGCCCAGGACTGGGCTGAGATGCTTCTGAGAATGTACCTGCGTTGGGCCGAGAGGAAGAATTACCAGACCGAGATATTGGATTATCTGGAGGGGGATGAGGCGGGTCTCAAGAGTGTCACCTTCATGCTGAGGGGGGATTACGCGTACGGTTACATGCGCTGTGAGGTGGGAATACACAGACTGGTGCGCATCTCTCCCTTTGATGCCAGCAAGAGGCGTCACACATCTTTTGCCTCGGTTTTCGTGTACCCTGAGGTGGAGGATGTGGAGGTGGAAGTGGATGAGAAGGACCTAAGGGTGGACACGTACAGATCCTCTGGGGCTGGCGGTCAACATGTGAACAAGACAGACTCTGCGGTTCGCATAACCCACATTCCCACAGGCATCGTGGTCCAGTGTCAAAATGAGCGCTCCCAACAGCGAAACAGAGCCATGGCCATGACCATTCTTAGGGCTCGTCTCTACGAACTCTACAGGCAAGAGCAGGCCCAAAAAATGGAAACTCTCCACCAAGGGAAAAAGGAGATAGGCTGGGGAAGCCAGATACGCTCTTATGTGCTGCAGCCTTACCGTTTGGTCAAAGACCACCGCACAGGAGTGGAAGTGGGAAACGTGGATGCTGTCTTGGACGGAGACATAGACATCTTCATAGAGCACTATCTTCTTCAGCGAGCATCCTGA
- a CDS encoding radical SAM protein — MRYEGLIIRPPSEAQSLILQVTVGCSHNRCTFCPTYKNTRFRIRDMAEVRAMVEEARQWAAHARRIFLCDGDALVIPQRRLLALLELLNESFPRLERIGIYANARSILNKSVQDLQELRQRKLGILYLGVESGDDQVLSRVRKGADRQKLLRAALRAKEAGFILSVTVLLGLGGVEESRRHALETASLLSEMDPHYVGALTLMVVESTPLYLEMCRGTFRLPDTFQLIQELEIMIRHSDFTDCYFTSNHASNYLPIKVRLPTQKQQALKLIQEVLAMRDRSLLRPEFLRGL; from the coding sequence ATGAGGTATGAGGGCCTGATAATCAGGCCGCCCAGCGAGGCGCAAAGCCTAATCCTTCAGGTCACCGTGGGCTGCTCCCACAACCGCTGCACCTTTTGCCCCACGTACAAGAACACCAGGTTCCGCATCCGGGATATGGCAGAGGTGCGGGCCATGGTGGAGGAGGCCAGGCAATGGGCAGCGCATGCCCGCAGGATCTTTCTTTGCGACGGGGATGCCCTGGTGATTCCCCAAAGAAGGTTGCTTGCCCTCCTGGAGCTTCTCAATGAGAGTTTTCCACGCCTGGAAAGGATCGGGATCTATGCCAATGCCAGGAGTATCCTGAACAAGTCCGTGCAGGATCTCCAAGAGCTCAGGCAAAGAAAACTGGGAATCCTTTACCTGGGGGTCGAATCAGGAGACGACCAGGTTCTAAGCCGTGTGCGCAAGGGAGCGGATCGTCAGAAACTGCTCAGGGCTGCCCTCAGGGCAAAGGAAGCGGGCTTCATATTGTCCGTTACAGTGCTTTTGGGTTTGGGGGGTGTAGAGGAAAGCCGTCGCCATGCTTTGGAGACAGCCTCCCTCTTGAGTGAAATGGATCCCCATTATGTGGGGGCCCTCACCTTGATGGTGGTGGAGTCCACTCCTCTTTATTTGGAGATGTGCAGAGGCACCTTCAGACTCCCGGACACCTTCCAGCTCATCCAGGAGCTGGAAATCATGATCCGGCATTCGGATTTCACAGATTGCTACTTCACCTCCAACCACGCCTCCAACTACTTGCCCATCAAGGTGAGGCTTCCAACACAGAAACAACAGGCCCTGAAGCTGATCCAGGAGGTGCTGGCCATGAGGGACAGAAGCCTGCTTAGGCCCGAGTTCTTAAGAGGCCTCTAG
- a CDS encoding ATPase, T2SS/T4P/T4SS family, translated as MSATHSGKGYLAGYNRLGSLLLQEGLITETQLQEALRRQEQRGGRLGQILVEMKAIDEEELLKGVARQLGVPRAQISHGIIPSQEILSKVPESMAMKHKMVPLALHGRVLQVAMVDPFDIPALDNLRVATGFHIQPLIASEKEIQEAIELFYRRSEEDQTGVLSQELLRDILQSQVELQKKEEEVLDLERIRAQVEEAPVVRLVDYVIVNAVKERASDIHIEPREDRLDIRYRIDGILHHVISPPSNLQNAIISRIKILADMDIAERRLPQDGRFTIRLDFREVDLRVSTLPTSHGEKIVIRLLRKGPLSLNLEDLGFEWDSISIFKKYIHRPYGLILLTGPTGSGKTTTLYAALSQIASSEKNIVTVEDPVEYQLKGIYQMQANPAIGLSFAVGLRAILRQDPDVIMVGEIRDYETAEMAVRAALTGHLVFSTLHTNDAVGTIVRLLNMGIEPFLVCSALTMSVAQRLVRKICPDCKEVVQPSADMLAGLGLDPRDSSVRFYQGKGCPKCKGTGYYGRTGVFEILEVNQRIKDLVLQGALPETIHRMAIEQGMVTLRQCAVRKVLSGITTFSEVLRVCIEEE; from the coding sequence ATGAGCGCAACGCATTCGGGAAAGGGCTACCTGGCTGGGTACAACAGGCTGGGGAGCCTTCTTCTCCAGGAAGGGCTCATAACCGAGACACAACTTCAGGAGGCTCTTCGCCGCCAGGAGCAAAGGGGAGGCAGGCTGGGTCAGATCCTGGTGGAGATGAAGGCCATAGATGAGGAGGAGCTTCTAAAAGGGGTGGCCAGACAACTGGGGGTGCCAAGGGCCCAGATATCTCATGGCATTATTCCCAGCCAGGAGATACTCAGCAAGGTTCCCGAGTCCATGGCCATGAAGCACAAGATGGTGCCACTGGCCCTGCATGGGCGGGTCCTGCAGGTGGCCATGGTGGATCCCTTTGACATTCCTGCTTTGGACAACCTGAGGGTGGCCACGGGTTTTCATATTCAGCCGCTGATAGCCTCGGAAAAGGAAATACAAGAGGCCATAGAACTCTTCTACAGGAGGTCAGAAGAAGATCAAACAGGGGTGCTCAGCCAGGAGCTGTTGAGGGACATTCTGCAGTCCCAGGTGGAGCTCCAGAAGAAAGAGGAGGAGGTTCTGGACCTGGAGCGCATAAGGGCTCAGGTGGAGGAGGCCCCTGTGGTTAGGCTTGTGGATTACGTCATAGTCAATGCCGTGAAGGAAAGAGCCAGCGACATCCACATAGAGCCCAGGGAGGATCGTCTGGACATTCGCTACAGGATAGACGGCATACTCCACCACGTGATCTCTCCGCCCAGCAACCTGCAAAATGCCATAATCTCCCGCATCAAGATCCTGGCCGACATGGACATAGCCGAAAGACGTCTGCCCCAAGACGGCCGTTTCACCATCCGGCTGGATTTCAGGGAAGTGGATCTGAGGGTCTCCACTCTTCCCACCTCCCATGGAGAGAAGATTGTCATAAGGCTCTTGCGCAAGGGGCCTCTTTCCTTGAATCTGGAAGATCTGGGGTTCGAATGGGATTCCATATCGATCTTCAAGAAGTACATCCACAGGCCTTACGGCTTGATCTTGCTCACAGGCCCTACGGGCAGCGGAAAGACCACCACCCTTTATGCTGCCTTGAGCCAGATAGCCTCCTCGGAAAAAAACATAGTCACCGTGGAGGACCCTGTGGAATATCAACTCAAGGGGATCTACCAGATGCAGGCCAACCCGGCCATAGGGCTGAGCTTTGCAGTGGGTCTCAGGGCCATCCTGAGACAGGATCCAGACGTCATAATGGTGGGAGAGATCAGGGACTACGAGACCGCGGAAATGGCCGTGAGGGCTGCCCTGACCGGCCACCTGGTTTTCAGCACTCTGCATACCAATGATGCTGTGGGCACCATAGTGCGACTCCTCAACATGGGCATAGAGCCCTTTCTGGTGTGTTCAGCCTTGACCATGTCAGTGGCCCAACGTCTGGTGCGCAAGATCTGTCCTGATTGCAAGGAGGTCGTACAGCCCAGCGCGGACATGTTGGCTGGCTTGGGATTGGATCCCAGGGACTCCAGCGTAAGGTTTTATCAGGGCAAGGGGTGCCCCAAATGCAAGGGCACCGGTTATTATGGAAGAACAGGAGTGTTCGAGATACTGGAGGTAAACCAGCGCATAAAGGATCTTGTGCTCCAAGGAGCCCTGCCCGAGACTATTCACCGCATGGCCATAGAGCAGGGAATGGTGACTTTGAGACAGTGCGCTGTCAGAAAGGTCCTCTCGGGCATTACCACCTTTTCTGAAGTCCTGCGGGTGTGTATAGAGGAAGAGTGA
- the ybeY gene encoding rRNA maturation RNase YbeY has protein sequence MKIWVDLRSTRAGMTPEQVQEKASMVLRELDLEEPELSLLLVDDPEMAKLNLKFLGRKGPTNVIAFSQLEGQGPRGPSVLLGDVVISLETCQREAQEAGMEFQERFMELLVHGILHLLGHEHEDDPQGAALMESEAQRILARIMHQ, from the coding sequence TTGAAGATCTGGGTGGATTTGAGAAGCACCAGGGCAGGGATGACTCCTGAGCAGGTTCAGGAGAAGGCATCAATGGTCTTGAGAGAGTTGGACCTGGAGGAGCCAGAACTCTCCTTGCTTCTTGTGGATGACCCAGAGATGGCAAAGCTCAACCTGAAATTTTTGGGCAGGAAGGGCCCCACCAATGTCATTGCCTTCTCCCAGCTCGAAGGGCAAGGGCCCAGAGGCCCCTCTGTGCTGTTGGGGGATGTGGTCATATCCCTAGAGACGTGTCAAAGGGAGGCCCAGGAGGCAGGCATGGAATTTCAAGAGCGGTTCATGGAGCTTCTGGTGCATGGAATCTTGCACCTGCTGGGCCATGAGCATGAGGATGACCCCCAAGGGGCTGCTTTGATGGAATCCGAGGCACAAAGAATTCTGGCCCGCATTATGCACCAGTAA
- the lnt gene encoding apolipoprotein N-acyltransferase produces the protein MRPVCVVVSLLSGLLAALAFPDWELWPLAWVALVPLFWALEALGPRQAATLGWMAGALHYGILLYWLVGTMQTYGRLPLVLAVAVMVLLVLYLAGFWALFCGLMSFLGKSLGFPAMVMAPALWVSLEVLRSIFLSGFPWALLGYSQWNLKPLVQVADLSGIYGVSFLLVSVNVGGYLLLRDLAKGRRPGLGCILGLVFCGALSAGAWLYGEQRISLISGLSTQAQGLRVGVAQGNMEQSIKWEPAFQEATLSRYEGLSRLVVEKGGAELVVWPETAAPFFFQREGPLRERLLGLASQLKADILFGSPAYGWVEEKRVFYNRAYLLGSEGGVRGWYDKIHLVPFGEYVPLQQMLPFVRKMVAAIGDFHPGQAPLPLVTSGGAAVGVSICFESIFPDIFREQVRKGADLLANLTNDAWFGKTAAPYQHLSMLAMRAVETRRWIVRAANTGISAFIDPCGRITSQTKLFETDSLVDRVSRLQVHSFYVLHGDLFAWACALWSAMLLCLALFRAHRRKDVVA, from the coding sequence TTGAGGCCTGTATGTGTAGTGGTCAGCCTGCTTTCAGGGCTTCTTGCGGCCCTGGCCTTTCCAGACTGGGAACTCTGGCCTCTGGCCTGGGTAGCTCTGGTGCCTCTTTTTTGGGCCCTTGAAGCACTGGGGCCCAGACAGGCGGCCACTTTGGGCTGGATGGCCGGTGCGCTCCACTACGGAATACTTCTTTACTGGCTGGTGGGCACCATGCAGACATACGGCAGGCTGCCACTGGTCTTGGCCGTGGCAGTTATGGTGCTCCTGGTGCTTTATCTGGCCGGGTTCTGGGCTCTCTTTTGCGGCCTGATGAGCTTTCTGGGAAAGAGCCTGGGGTTTCCGGCCATGGTCATGGCCCCTGCCCTTTGGGTGTCTCTGGAGGTTCTGAGGTCCATTTTCCTCTCTGGATTTCCCTGGGCTCTTCTGGGCTACTCCCAGTGGAATCTCAAACCCCTTGTGCAGGTGGCTGATCTAAGTGGCATATACGGGGTGAGTTTCCTGCTGGTGAGTGTTAATGTGGGGGGTTATCTTTTGCTGAGAGATCTGGCAAAGGGGCGAAGGCCTGGGCTGGGGTGCATCCTAGGCCTGGTTTTCTGCGGGGCCCTGAGCGCAGGGGCCTGGCTTTACGGGGAGCAAAGGATTTCTCTCATATCAGGGCTTTCCACCCAGGCCCAGGGCCTGAGGGTAGGGGTGGCCCAGGGCAACATGGAGCAGTCCATCAAGTGGGAGCCGGCTTTCCAGGAGGCCACCCTTTCCAGGTATGAAGGGCTTAGCCGGCTTGTGGTGGAAAAGGGTGGGGCAGAACTGGTGGTATGGCCCGAGACAGCAGCGCCTTTTTTCTTCCAAAGGGAGGGACCCTTGAGGGAAAGGCTTCTGGGGCTGGCCTCCCAGCTCAAGGCGGACATTCTTTTCGGCTCCCCGGCCTATGGGTGGGTGGAGGAAAAAAGAGTATTTTACAACAGGGCCTATCTGTTGGGGTCTGAGGGTGGAGTGAGGGGCTGGTATGACAAGATACACCTGGTGCCATTCGGTGAATATGTGCCCTTGCAGCAGATGCTGCCATTTGTGAGAAAGATGGTAGCAGCCATAGGGGATTTCCATCCTGGGCAGGCACCGCTTCCCCTTGTAACATCAGGAGGGGCAGCCGTGGGGGTCAGCATCTGTTTCGAAAGCATATTCCCGGACATCTTCCGGGAGCAGGTCAGAAAAGGAGCAGACCTTCTGGCCAACTTGACCAATGACGCCTGGTTCGGGAAGACCGCCGCACCTTACCAACATCTCTCCATGCTGGCCATGAGAGCCGTGGAGACAAGGCGCTGGATAGTTAGGGCTGCCAACACCGGCATAAGCGCATTCATAGATCCCTGCGGCAGGATCACCTCACAGACCAAGCTTTTTGAGACGGATTCCCTCGTTGACAGGGTGTCCAGACTTCAGGTACACTCTTTTTACGTGCTCCACGGTGATCTCTTTGCCTGGGCCTGTGCACTTTGGAGCGCGATGCTTTTGTGTCTTGCCCTTTTCAGGGCCCACCGGAGAAAAGATGTTGTCGCCTGA
- a CDS encoding diguanylate cyclase yields the protein MAVRTLVVDDEATILESLSRIVTHAGYECLLASSAQEALDLLELHPVDVVISDMRMPCMDGLELLSQIRARYKEVDVILMTGFDSRDIFSRVIEAGAADFIAKPFHQDELLAKLKRIVRERELKAELLYLSIHDGLTGLFNRRYLYQKLQEEVERAKRQRRNLALIILDVDRFKDYNDSHGHLDGDQVLVTLGSIINSSIRQNVDTAYRYGGDEFAVMLIETNLEQACKVAERIRTSFESRQIDNCTLSLGLAALSVEKDSMEDLIRKADEAMYRAKRGGGNRVEVFQCAKDPSSP from the coding sequence ATGGCAGTGCGCACCTTAGTGGTTGATGATGAGGCCACCATATTGGAGTCCCTCTCCAGGATCGTGACCCACGCAGGCTATGAATGCCTTTTGGCCAGCAGCGCGCAGGAAGCCCTTGATCTTCTGGAGCTGCACCCAGTGGACGTGGTCATCTCGGACATGCGCATGCCTTGCATGGACGGCCTGGAGCTCTTGAGCCAGATAAGGGCAAGATACAAGGAAGTGGATGTGATACTCATGACTGGCTTCGATTCCAGGGACATATTCAGCCGCGTCATCGAGGCCGGTGCAGCGGATTTCATAGCCAAACCTTTTCATCAGGACGAACTCTTGGCCAAGCTCAAGCGCATAGTCAGGGAAAGGGAACTCAAGGCCGAGCTGCTCTACCTTTCCATCCACGATGGGCTGACAGGGCTTTTCAACCGCAGGTACCTGTACCAGAAGCTCCAGGAAGAGGTGGAGAGAGCCAAGCGGCAGCGTAGGAATCTGGCTCTCATAATCCTGGATGTGGACCGTTTCAAAGACTACAACGACTCCCATGGTCATCTGGATGGGGATCAGGTCCTGGTGACCCTGGGCAGCATAATCAACTCCTCCATCAGGCAAAACGTGGACACAGCCTATCGTTATGGAGGGGATGAGTTTGCTGTGATGCTCATAGAGACGAATCTGGAGCAGGCCTGCAAGGTGGCCGAGAGAATAAGGACTTCTTTTGAGTCCAGGCAAATAGACAACTGCACCCTGAGCCTGGGGTTGGCAGCTCTGAGTGTGGAGAAAGATAGCATGGAGGATCTCATAAGGAAGGCCGATGAGGCCATGTACAGGGCCAAGCGGGGAGGTGGGAATCGTGTGGAAGTATTCCAGTGCGCAAAGGATCCTTCTTCCCCATGA
- a CDS encoding type II secretion system F family protein translates to MPVFVYRVREPDGRESTGWLEAESEESLIGLLHGQGKVILGLEKREPRRGRTTGEVALRLVEPRVRQGELAVLATQLSAMVDAGLPLLRSLQVLAQETENLRLRRILADVCLRVEAGSSLSQALAAHPVFGNLFVSLARAGEASGKLGETLKQLASYLERVEDLRRRVRSALTYPAFLLSFSLLVLLVLVIWLIPAFSKVYDKFKARIPGPTLVLMDISQVLRAHMLEICVVVVCVGLGWWLFMRTERGMYFKDWVLLRMPVLGPLLLRSILARLCRTLAVLVGSGIPFWEALDLATQATDHRVARKALVQAAVAIEGGRPIAGAFQETGFFPRMLLSMLASGEEVGGLHPMLMKAADFYDQQLESSVKGFMSLLEPVMILFLGGVIGGILFAMYLPVFTLGKAIR, encoded by the coding sequence GTGCCCGTATTCGTTTACCGGGTGAGGGAACCTGATGGAAGGGAGTCCACCGGATGGCTGGAGGCTGAGAGCGAGGAATCCCTCATAGGATTGCTCCACGGCCAGGGGAAGGTGATCCTGGGGCTGGAGAAGAGGGAACCCCGCCGGGGTCGGACAACAGGGGAAGTGGCCCTCAGGCTGGTGGAACCCAGGGTCAGGCAAGGGGAGCTGGCGGTCTTGGCCACCCAGCTCAGTGCCATGGTGGATGCGGGCCTGCCTCTGCTGAGGTCCCTCCAGGTCTTGGCCCAGGAAACAGAAAATCTGAGGCTGCGTCGCATCCTGGCCGATGTGTGCCTCAGGGTTGAGGCCGGAAGCTCATTGTCTCAGGCCCTTGCAGCACACCCTGTGTTCGGTAACCTATTCGTGAGCCTGGCCAGGGCCGGGGAGGCCAGCGGAAAGCTAGGCGAGACCCTAAAACAACTGGCCAGTTACCTGGAGCGAGTGGAAGACCTGCGAAGAAGAGTCCGCTCGGCCCTAACTTATCCTGCTTTTCTCCTTAGCTTCTCGCTCCTGGTGCTCCTGGTGCTGGTGATCTGGCTCATTCCTGCCTTCTCCAAGGTTTACGACAAGTTCAAGGCCAGGATCCCTGGGCCCACCCTTGTGCTCATGGATATAAGCCAGGTGCTCAGGGCCCACATGCTGGAGATATGCGTGGTGGTGGTGTGTGTGGGCCTGGGCTGGTGGCTTTTCATGCGCACGGAAAGGGGAATGTATTTCAAGGACTGGGTCTTGCTCAGGATGCCTGTTTTGGGTCCCCTGTTACTCAGGTCCATCTTGGCTCGCCTGTGCAGGACCCTGGCAGTACTGGTGGGAAGCGGCATACCCTTTTGGGAGGCCCTTGACCTGGCCACCCAGGCCACAGACCACAGAGTGGCCAGGAAGGCCCTTGTGCAGGCGGCTGTGGCCATAGAAGGGGGAAGGCCCATTGCCGGAGCATTCCAGGAGACTGGGTTTTTCCCAAGGATGCTTTTGTCCATGTTGGCCTCAGGGGAAGAAGTGGGGGGGCTTCATCCCATGCTCATGAAGGCAGCGGACTTCTATGATCAACAATTGGAGAGCTCTGTGAAGGGGTTCATGTCTCTTCTGGAGCCTGTGATGATACTGTTTTTGGGTGGTGTCATAGGCGGGATCCTCTTCGCCATGTACTTGCCTGTGTTCACTCTGGGCAAAGCCATCAGGTAG
- a CDS encoding type II toxin-antitoxin system HicB family antitoxin, with translation MRTFTAILHKEDDLYVAECLEVGTVSQGYTIEEAISNLKEATELYLEEFPLEEISKPLMTIFEATVNV, from the coding sequence ATACGAACCTTTACTGCTATTCTTCATAAAGAAGACGACCTTTATGTTGCAGAGTGTCTAGAGGTTGGCACAGTGAGTCAGGGATATACAATTGAAGAGGCCATCTCAAATCTTAAGGAAGCAACTGAGCTATATCTTGAGGAGTTTCCGTTAGAGGAAATTTCGAAGCCACTTATGACTATATTTGAGGCAACTGTTAATGTCTAA
- a CDS encoding PhoH family protein has protein sequence MGADLQMEFPDNQLANLLFGRNNEHLRIISRQLDVRLNARGNVVRLQGEEAQVALAQDLLRQLYGILQKGHPIYETDVSYAARTLAQDRNIKLEEIFLDTIFVSAKNKLITPKSPNQKAYIDAIRTHDMVVGIGPAGTGKTYLAMAMAVSFLLKKEVHRIVLTRPAVEAGEKLGFLPGDLAEKVNPYLRPLYDALHDMMDFEKAASLMQRGDVEVAPLAFMRGRTLNDAFVILDEAQNTTSEQMKMFLTRLGFGSKAVITGDVTQIDLPSGSRSGLVEISQILKGVEGIRFVFFTEKDVVRHPLVQEIILAYERAERSARSSSEKSWKGTKAGEESSGGAQDKADSRLHGGNGL, from the coding sequence ATGGGCGCAGACTTGCAGATGGAATTTCCAGACAATCAGCTGGCCAATCTCCTGTTCGGGAGAAACAACGAACACCTGAGAATAATATCCAGGCAGTTGGATGTGCGTCTGAACGCCAGGGGCAATGTGGTGAGACTTCAGGGAGAGGAAGCCCAGGTGGCCCTGGCCCAAGACCTGCTCAGGCAGCTCTACGGAATCCTCCAAAAAGGGCATCCCATCTATGAGACGGATGTGAGCTATGCTGCCAGGACTCTGGCCCAGGACCGTAACATCAAACTGGAGGAGATCTTTCTGGACACCATATTCGTCTCGGCCAAGAACAAGCTCATAACCCCCAAGAGTCCCAACCAGAAAGCTTATATAGATGCCATCAGAACCCATGACATGGTGGTGGGGATCGGTCCAGCCGGCACAGGCAAGACCTACTTGGCCATGGCCATGGCCGTGTCCTTCCTTCTCAAAAAAGAGGTGCATCGCATAGTCTTGACGCGCCCTGCGGTGGAGGCAGGAGAGAAGCTGGGCTTCTTGCCTGGGGATCTGGCAGAGAAGGTCAACCCCTATCTTCGCCCCCTTTACGACGCCCTCCATGACATGATGGATTTCGAGAAAGCAGCCTCTCTCATGCAGAGGGGGGATGTGGAGGTGGCTCCCCTGGCCTTCATGAGAGGCCGGACCCTAAATGATGCCTTCGTGATCCTGGACGAGGCACAAAACACCACCTCCGAGCAGATGAAGATGTTTCTCACCAGGCTTGGCTTTGGCTCCAAGGCGGTCATCACTGGGGATGTGACTCAGATCGATCTGCCCTCGGGAAGCCGCTCTGGCCTGGTGGAGATCTCCCAGATACTAAAGGGGGTTGAAGGCATACGCTTTGTGTTTTTCACAGAGAAGGATGTGGTGCGCCACCCCCTGGTGCAGGAGATAATCCTGGCATATGAAAGGGCAGAAAGGTCTGCCAGGTCTTCCTCGGAAAAGAGCTGGAAAGGGACCAAGGCAGGGGAAGAGTCTTCTGGGGGCGCCCAGGACAAGGCGGACTCAAGATTGCATGGGGGCAATGGGCTTTGA